The following DNA comes from Solea solea chromosome 6, fSolSol10.1, whole genome shotgun sequence.
CACTCATGTAAAGATACACCAGTAAAAAGATATAGATAAGgacacagcagctcctcagagccatttttttgtattaaaataacCGCGACAAATGATGAGTGAATGTCATTTGTCACACTGGAAGTAAAGAGAataacagtgaaaatgaaatttaTGTAAGACAAGTTTAAGAAATTGGTTGACTTTAACTAGAGAAAACACTTGGAAAGCACAGATCTCCACCTCGGCTGCTCAGTTTCTAAATGTGTCAATCtactattttatatataaaagtaaGAAATTGTAACATCCTAAATTTGGATCCAGGTCAACACTTGAATCTTATAAGTTCCTATTTGGGCCAAAACCAACATCCCCAGAAAACGTAATGAAAAAACAACCTTTCATTTTCAGATCATCAGATCTGATGCTGATCagatcacagacaaacaacaaaaacacaacctcaTTGGCAGAGGTAATCAATAGTTCAGTAACTGCAAGCgtcagagtgaaaaaaacacgTTTAGTCATTTTGTTTCCAAGGCCATGGTTTACTTAATCTGCCACTGATGTACAACTGACCTATTGTTATTAATGTAATTTACATGACATCTGTGCTATGGCAACTCAAATTGTCTGCTGAAAATTTGCCCATTAGATAAAGATCTACTTTTAGCCACAATATTAGTAACATGTTATGTCTGTCCATAACtaattgttgtttgttattttgtatatttgtcTGAAACAGGTCTCTTTTGAAAATGAGTTTTATAAGCAAATTATTGAAGTAATCAGATAAAAGAAAGCCAAAACAAAGTCTTATGAACTATTGTATCACTTTACAATCTTTACAAAGTTATGTTCAAGACTGCATTTGTTAAGTAAAGATGAACTGGGAAAATAGTCAATTTTATATTTCCAAGTATAAATACTTCAAAGAGGCATATTTTCTTCtatttaatatttgatttggcTGTGTTATATACCATATTCGTCCTTTTATTAAAATATCTGTCAGAGCAGGGTCTGAGTTTAATTTGAACCATAGTTTGTTTCCAAAGGCATCAATTTCAGATGGTACCCTTAATATTTTGCCTCTTCCTCTCATCCTGcaaactgtatataaaaaaccATGAGCCCAGTTAATTTTAtaggtttcttttttaaaggtcttatttacatttatcagtttgtgttcatgtttgtgaaTTGACATCCACTTAGAGGATAGATAATAATGATCCATAATCCATTATatagataatgatgatgaaaaaagtATTGCTTGTATTTTATCAGCACAAATGGTTTAAAGCTAAAAGGTCCACCAAAATAATATGATAGAGAAATTCTTCCATCTGTGTACAGTTTCCCTAGAGACTGgtcctttgttgttgttaagaCGTTAGATCAAATAAAATCACCCGATAGCGTGGTCAACAAGATTAAACCCACAAGGGTAAAAACAGGCAGAAGACTTTGGCCATAGGCTAGAACATTTAAGCAATACTGTTTTTAAAGCTACTGATCCTGGCAATTAAATTAATCCTCAACACAAACAATATTTTTCAGCAGTATGTGGCAGCAACAACTTGCTTTTTTACGTACAATGAGCTGAGGATGCATCCGTGACAGTGATTTATCAAGAACGTAAGATTTGTCCCAGTTTCCCTCCTACACAAGTTTTAAGCATAgatcaaaaagaaaaattcaaatacacttcacttcacacaaaaacacagacacactaaaAGACTAATTAGCTAAATGTTCAGTTTCAACTTACAGCCACATGTAAGATGTCATAGGGATGTATAATACTGCGAACAAAACACTCCGGCTTACTAAAGCACAGATgtacatacaaatatataagcaaaacaaaacaccccTATCCTGTTTGTTTGAACACAGTATACTGTGGCAACATGTATCTTTATGCATTAACTTTCAATGcataataatttcatttgtatagcaccaaatcacaacatacattatctcaaggcactgtattGACTTCATGATCAATACAATCCCAGTTTGAGTTTCATAGTGTTAAAGTGTGCTCTAACGTGTCACAATGCTGTTGATATATGTAATGTTACTGGAGGATAGTTAGACTAGGCTAAATGTTATCGTTATCGTCCTgaatgtgtctctctgtcaacACAGCTGTAGCATTTAGTACATCAAAAACAACTAAACTGTTGATAATGTGCTTTAGattgaaaatgcattttgtgtgtttcattcacTTCTTGTGTTTACTCTCCGTGTCGAGCATAAAAGTATCTCAACCACTGctgctccctctttctctcttctcatTGAGCCATGGTAGTCTAAGGTTGCAGTTTATGCTTGTTAGAAAATAGGGTTTTGACAGATACTGAAATTATGTTGAACGGAGGAGGTGGCACATAATTTATCACAGGTGGTGCCTCACAGTAAACcttaagggggaaaaaacaggaaaGGCATCTGTAACTGTCTAAGTAGAGGATGGAGGAGCTATTGAACACATCAATACATTGGGTCTTGTCTATTGATTTCTTGTAAAGAAACTACAAAGAACAGTATCAAGTAACAAGGTAGAATATTTTATACACTGAGTGTGCAGTTCAAATACTGagacacagcatgtgtgtgtcaagTCTTGTCTCTCACCTTTGACTTTGACATACAAGAACTCTGGGTTGACACAGAGAGCCAGGTTGCTTGGCAGTGTCCAGGGTGTGGTCGTCCACGCGATCAAAGCAATATCTTGATTCTCAACCAGCGGAAAATTAACGATCACAGAGGGATCCTGGACATCCTgcaaataaaaattaaacagatatggtcaatttagtttttttgctcGGAAAggatacatatactgtacatttagcCACTTGgttattttgtcttgtttcttcCTTTCTCCTCTATCTGATTAAGTTGCTGGGTCACTGGATGCATAAAGGAAATGCAAGGACATATCATGCTGGATATTCTTTAACAGTTGTATTTAGAAaactatttatatatttttacagtgATTATCTATCTGCTCTCCTTAAAATTATCCTCTTCTTAGGATGATATACAATGATACAATTTCTGCCAACCTTGTAGTTCTGGTTGGACTCAAAGTTAGAGAGAGGGGTGCTGCAGGCAGTGGAGAAGGGCATCACTTTGACACCTCGGTACACCAGACCCTTGTCATACAGCTGTTTGAACACCCACCTGaatggaggaaaagaaaataagagaGTAAGATAACTGGATAGTTGAGGTTTTTGGGcagtgaagtgttgttgttggtggctctgtgtgtctgtctgtctgagcttCCGCACTTGCTTGCACTTGCCACTATGACCAACATAGGGCGCCAGAGGCTTTTtgcatgaatggggtgaagtctacCATAAAGTATTTTGTCATGCGGATATAGCTAGCAGGCCACAcgtttggtgtagtggttagcactcttgactttgcagcaagaagacccatgtttgagccccagttggaacaagggcctttttgcatggagtttgcatgttctcaccctgtgtgtgggttttctctgcaatatggggattaggtaaattggacactttaaattgaccataggtgtgaatgtaagagtgaccaatggttgtttgtctctatatgtggctctacatatggactggcgatctgtgcagggtgtaccctgcctatcgcaaTGACAATGCTGTGTGACTTTAAAGGCTGCCAACTCAAAAACTGTGAAACGGTATTATCTCCCCTAGTCCAGTTTATCCAATGCTACACAATATATTACATGGCATGCATACCAGACAGTCTCCATGAACCATGGGTACAGAGTCTTGTAGTCATTTTTGAAGTCAATCCACCTGCCCATTCGTGTCACTGAAATCTGAGAACAAAAGGAAGCAAAAAGGCAAAGATAAAACATTATCATATCAAGATCAGATGTCCCAATCCTGCAGGGCAGATCATTAAACAGTTCACTATAATTTGCAAGACTTCATTAAAGATGGCCAAACTAATAGAAGTTAAGGTAATAAAACACAGCccactcttttttgttttacaatgaGGTAATATGAGTTCAAGAACAAAAGATGAATATTAGATAAGACACCAGAATTTCAGAATTGTTGTCTATTTTTGAAAGACAAGTTACAGTCATTAAACTATGGTTGCAATTTGTCAAGCACATGGCAACAAAACTGGTCTCACAAGATTGGTTACAAAGTTGTCTCACATTAACTAAACCCTCCCTGTACACTCACCTCCCACTCATTGGAGTATCTCATGACAATGTTTCTGCAATGCTTGTTGTACTCAGCGATGCCCATCTTGGCCACATCTTCAGGCCCTTTGATACCCAAGGTCTTATCAATCTCATACtcctacaaaaacacacaagacgTAAGACACATGAATACCTCccaaaaataaatctgtaaatcattgcaaaactttacaaaaaatGAGATTTCGAAGAAATTCAAACTCTTACCACAGGCAATCCATGGCAATCCCAGCCAAACCGTCGGTCAACATGGAAGCCGCTCTGATGGGCAAAGCGGGTAACAATGTCCTTGATGGTGCCAGCAAGAATGTGACCATAGTGGGGTAGACCTGTGGCAAAGGGAGGGCCATCATAGAAGGTGTAcctgttgtgaaaaataaacGATGAAAAATTGTAACAGCACTTAACAGTATCGTGCTAAGATGTATATGGTTTATAATAATGGCTTGAAATACTTTGCTATCCAGACAGGCAGTACATATATTGCTTTGTCACCCTGAACagtgaaagaaagacaaacaatCATCTTGATGGTGTACATGCAAGTATGTGTAAATAACAGGACAACAGATTATTGTTGATTAGATTGTCCATTGTGTCTAGAATGCATTTTCATGAGCTGGGTGAGTActaacacatgcacatgcaaggATCAATTTCAAAAAGTATGTAATTGAGTTCACGAACAACTGGTTAGCCAGGAAAGGCAACAtctgaactttaaaaaaaagctggaaAGGTATTTGCTTTAACAATCATGAACCTCTGTTAGGACATTCAAaatgatgccattttaaaacaactagtataaattaatcaataatttcTAACACAAAGGAATCTGATTacttttataaataaacaagcCTTAAAGACAAAACTTATCGCAAGTCTTCTGCATCAATAGCTGTGCAAGAAATTATATTCTGGTTTGTAAATTCATAATGTACCAAAACATTATATTTACctgggcctgtttttggactgtttgaGGCATTCATGAAAACAGTCCTTGTCTTGCCAAAAGTGCAAgatcttctcctcctcagagGGAAAGTTGATGGTCTCTGGGACTGGCTCCACCATGGTGTCCGTCTAAACAAAGAgcaaggaaaaaacacacaaagtaacTACAGTAAATAAGTGTGAAGCAGGAAATAAATCACTTTtagctcatacacacacacacacacacacacacacacacacacacacacaacgttcAAGCACTGAATGACAATATAATTTACTTTTTGTGGCTGCACATAATATGAATGCCTCAAAAATAGTTTTATTCAATCTAGTCATGTGATCACAGATAGTGTTCTTCATTTGCCATTGTCTTAGTTTTAAGGAAGCGCATTGACAGGAATGAATATTTGATCAGTCCACTTAGATTGTAGGTGCAAATGCAAATTATCTGATTCATATCAGATTTTTTCTTCTATGTATGAATGGGGCCTGAATTTGATCTGATGATATCTGAATTTATGTGCTTTTTCCCTGCTTACACCATCATGGGTCATATTGTTTTGTGCTACACATCCAAATTTGGTCACATTCACCATGGAGTGTAAATGCAGCCATAATGACAGGAGTCCATTGGTTCTTATGTTCAGAGTTTGATTAGGGCATTAATGGCAGCGGGGACAAAGCTTTGGCTGTATTTTCCGTTTGTACATATACATTAATTGTTGTGTCTGAGGCCGACACAGAATAGAATATAGCTGTACACTAGTGCTGCTTGGATGTAGTGACAAATGCTTAGTTCATAGCAAGACCCCAATGTCCACTTTAAGAGACATTCTAAACTGTGTATCTTGTGTTAAACGTGTGATCCTTTCAgaaacaagttaaaaaaatcAGTGTCATTTAAAGAAATCGGATATATATGGCATGTGCCCACCCTTCACATCCTATTTTCATCTCATTAACAACCAACCTTGTCACCACTTGTCAGTAGTCAAGAGTGACAGCACAATATGCTGGAGCCAGTAACATTATCTTCAATTAAGTCAAACTCGAtcaatctaaatctaaaaaagcaaaaactttGCCCAAGCCACTTGGTTTAGTCCAATGAATCACTTTTCATTAAGTTCACAGAGATGACGCCTCCTTGTTGTTAGCTAGCAGGCTAAACTAGCCGTTCACCGTTAGTTAAACAAGCTTGTGGCTAAATGACCTGTAAGCTACGTAAAGGAGTGTTTTAAAGATATCGAAAATAGCACAAATAAGTAGTGAACTGTGGCTTTTAACCTACGAGCCAAGAGTGAAGCAGTGACTATTCAGCGTGAGTGCGGATACTCACATGTTGTCAATCGCCACCGACTGCCGAGAAAGACGTGAAATGATGCAAGCTTCAGTCAGAGCAAGAGCGGAAGTGACGACATCACGCAAACTTATTAgtttgttataaaataaattaaaacgtagaaaatacaataatgaaaaactgtttttaaaatgggCATTAAACTAAGTGGGTGACTTCCTGGTtctctttgatttttttctctatttAAACTACTTTATAAACAAGATTTAGTggaagttgtgtttttatccACATTCTTACCTCTAACCCTCATAAAATTTAAAATTCAAGTTTTGTCAAGACAAAATCCGATTCCTTACAGATGGTGCTCTCGTAAATAGAATAGCTGTTACATGTGACGACTTTGCTTCTCCTTATGACCAGGGTATGAAAATATATGCCTTTTTATTACAGAGTAAGAATCATAttagatagctttatttatctcacagtggagagaaaacggcgttacagcagctcaacaatagataaaaacaaacaatatacaagtaagtagTGCAAGTATGAAGttattcacatatatatatatataaatataagtataaatgtaaatataaatatacatatgtaaatatacatatgtaataaggtgcaaGAATGTACAATGATTGTAAACATGTAGTTATGGCAGaccaaaaaatgaaatatgaaatatgataaCAACAGGGACATAAACATTGTTATAATATctacacactgttgttgtagagTTGTACTGCAGTTGGAATAAATGACATGCGGAGGCGCTCTGTCCTGCACTTAGGGTGTatcagtctctgactgaaggagctgcataAGGACCCAACAGTCTTGTGTAGAGGGTGTGAGGTGTTGTCCATGATGGCCGAAAGTTTGGCCAGGGCCCTCCTCTCATGGATGACCTGAATGGAGTCCAAAGGACAGCCACAGACCGAGCCGGCTTTCTTTATGATTCggttcagtctgtttttgtcccgcacagaacaccccccccccccccccaacacaccacagcaaacaggGCTACTGACGCGACCACAGTGTCATAGAATGTCCTCAGTAGTTTCCTGCACACCCCAAAGGAACGCAGTCTCCGCAGGAGATATAGACGGCACTGACCCCTCTTGtagagtgagtcagtgttgtcagaccagtccagtttgttgtttaggtgaacacccaggtacttgTATGTCCTCACCCTCTCGATATCTAGTCCCTGGATGTTCATCAGTGCAGGGATTTTGGGTTTCCTGCTGAAGTCGACCATCATTTCCTTCGTCTTGCTGGCGTTCACTTGAAGGTGATTTAGCTCGCACCAGCTGACAAAGTCCATAATGGTCTGCCTATACTCCAGATCGCCCCCCCCCGACACACGCCCCACGATAGCAGTGTCGTCTGAGAACTTTTGGAGGTGGCAACTGTCTGTGGAGTACCTGAAGTCCGaggtgtacagggtgaagaggaagggggagagCACTGTGCCTTGGGGGGCTCCCGTACTGCAGACCACCATGTCGGACACacagtcctgcagcctcacaaatTGGGGTCTATCCGTGAGGTAATTGGTGATCCATGCAACCAGCCGGTCGCTGACACctgctctctccatcttcacccTGAGTAGTGATGGTTGTATGGTATTAAAGGCACTGGAAAAGTCGAAGAAAGTAATCCTCACGCTGTTTCCAGTGCCCTCCAGGTGGGACAGCGATCTCTGCAGTAGGTAGATGATGGCATCATCCACCCCGATGCCAGGCTGGTAAGCAAACTGCAGAGGGTCCATGCTTGGGCTCACCAGAGGGCGGAGGTGATTGAGGATTATCCTCTCCAGTGCCTTCATCAGGTGTGATGTCAGGGCCACAGGTCTGAAGTGGTTGAGCTCCTTGGGGTGCGATATATCTAttatgattcctttttttttcttttagatttGGGTTATATACAATTTGTACATCTGTACATCTTGTTTCTGTCACTGTTCTCATTAAATTTattctttacttttactttacattttgcTTGTGCAGTTTAAATATTCAGGTATTGATACTCCTGTATAGCCATCCCTTTTGGCTGATTGCACCACCATTATCAAGGCTGAGAAAAAAAGTGTACTCAATGACCAGTTGGAAGACAGAATCCTTACAAAGAAGGTGGATGACTTTGTTGcttagaacagtgtttcccaaccctggtcctcagggaacactgccctgggTTTCTGGCTTAGAAACCCATCTCATTCTCAGATTGATGGCTAGTCAACACAAAATTCCTGTTAACTTCTCTGACAAGACTGCTACTAACAAATATTTTTCATATTGTTACTTTTACATTAGTCGTTTAGTCCAAAACAGAAATCGATGTTACCAAAACCTCAATTTGCTTTATTATTGTCAACAAACTATTAAGTTTGTCAACTACTTCTTTGcaatatggagcaaataaaccagaatctattcattcatgtttaagattaatttattaatcaatATTTGCAGCCCTACACCAGACAGAAATGTGCAACCACaagatataaaacaaaataggaACAGCTTTGTTTTAGTAGCCATtccaaaagttgtttttttttattattaactatattttatTACTGCCATATTTATTTCTTCCAGTATTGGTTATAGTGGTTGTTATACCAGTCTTTAAACTGCtaactagggatgcacgatatatcggcattaatattggtatcggccgatgttcgtcattttttaacatatcggcatcggtgcaatgagtaaaactgcgccgattttaacaaccgatgtttatacccgtctaattgctgtttgtgtatgtgtgtcgggaaggggacagcgtcagtgacgcaagcgcagcacaaggtgtgtgtgtgtgtgcggtgtggaggagagagaatgtcagcggtgtgggcgatttttcagggtgtcaatagaagatacgcgaaaagcattatgcaacacttgcaaagtcgaggtaatgcgaggagggttccgcgtcaagtcattcaataccacaaatttgatcatgtcatttgaaaaaccgccacccagaagtacacaaacaacggcaggaagctaacgctagtaacattaggcagcagacaaaaagaaagcagcgcagctgggactcgaccaaaggaagacagtggccagggcaataacgatcaaggtaatggaaatgattgctcttgacgaccagccgagggttccgacggttgatagcgcatattgaaccccgcaacaacctgccaagtcggcgctacttttccgatgttttgcaattgaataaatatctggttgccatgaatactggcacgtttgataaagtattttaacatgattttttttaattatggcagctcttagtagagcttgtcaggtattgtttctcatatctgttgtgtagttttattgtgaagggaagtggcgcggttgttgttgccgggaggaagggttgttgactttatttacgtacccagtatagacgcccttatctcggttacagtaactttggcagggtattatttttatttatgttcatgtttgtaatttatgatccaaactttctcacaggagtttagtgagttgagggagttaaactgtactttaatttagttacacacttgctacaagtggtaaaggtttctaaaaacctttacttgtagttggttacttgtgtcttatgtgaccttgttatttggaggtaaaacatgttttgaaaataaagaaagacattcaaaaattcagcttgcatgattttcattctgtacaaacttttatcatctcagaaactttttttaaaaaacatatatcgatatcggtaaatatcggttatcggccatagcagcaatattaatatcggatatcggtatcggtggaaatagtcatatcggtgcatccctactgCTAACCAAAAGCAGACCTGAGTAAAATACAGTCTTGACCAACAGGGGCCATAGTGACAGTCAAGTAGTGCAATGATGTGTACCATTAGCAGTAGATGTACCACATAAATCAGATTTTTGCAACCAAGGTAGGTTACCAATACAAATCCTAAAAAGTGAGTTATATACAGTCAGCGATGGGAACAGAGACAAATGTACATCTGATGGTTTGTTAACAAAGCATAGCTTTATTGTGAAgatggaaacatggcagccTATTTCGGTGCTGGTGTAGCTTGTGTGGCTGCCTTCTGTACGGCTGCCTTCCGTGCAGCCTTCAAGCCTTTCTTGTTGTGCTTCTTGGCAAAGCGCATGTTCCTCAGGAATTTAGGGTCCACCTGCAACAAATATAATGTATTGATGAGTGAACAGTACTTCAAAGCAGGAAGGTCACAGATGTGATTTAGCTAGACAAATAGGCTTGAATAAGACTTCTGGTTGTGGTTTActactagaaaaaaaaacaacgtacgACTCAACAAATTTATCATATCACCTGACCAACAGAACATCCAACTATCATATGCTTTCACACAGTCAGCAGATTTGTCTCCagccaaaatctggtcctaacAGCAACAACTAtgaccatattaacattttccaGACACTTGTgttaaaagaagcagagaaTGTAATATTGTTTGAATGATAAAAGAAAGGTAGTTTAAAACAACCcaattagcaaattgcaaaAGCAGGAATTTAATTCCATCTTTTTGTTCCATCTATGcaaatttgaaaaatgtaactCATGCATGTTAGAAACAGTTTAGATATTTGAGTTCTCATTCTTGTGATATAATATAAAGAAATTAGTgttttgacattaaaacattttaaattgaatactGAACCTCGACTTAAAAGTACACATTGCAAATCAAAGCGCAACATGCATCAGAAAaattactgtactgtaaattTCGGCCTATAAGccgcttctttttttccccccacacttTGAACCCTGCGGCCTATACAGCGATGCGGCTAATTCATAGATTTTTCCTGGCTAacggccaccagggggcactcTGTAGCAGTAAATGCAAAAGtgagacggacggacggacggacggacggggGGAGATTATGCGCTGAAGATGGAAGACGTCAGTGGCTTTAGTGCGCAAGATGAAGATGGCCACCAATGACTTTTCTGGTAGgctaaagtgttttcttttctaaccaGGCGTGTTACTGTCGTGTTACTGTCGTGTTGG
Coding sequences within:
- the rpl29 gene encoding 60S ribosomal protein L29; this translates as MAKSKNHTTHNQSRKAHRNGIKKPGTNRYESLKGVDPKFLRNMRFAKKHNKKGLKAARKAAVQKAATQATPAPK